One window of Thermocoleostomius sinensis A174 genomic DNA carries:
- a CDS encoding recombinase family protein, giving the protein MSCDSIWIVGTTRSGKTNRLIQQLQHWAATNVTSQPRLFSSFLVFAATGDNRLELDDRIVTATQGQCRFISATPLGFFQDEVLLFLPLLARRLNLKVPFPLRLRPETEQELATNLWRSLLDQGRLRLEGVSDYFVVRRALDLLQLAAASGTPHEDIPLILKQGLTEPEGAADVWTEMGEAVAQWLRWCLERGFLTYGIITELYWRYLLPDPTYQQHLKRRYHGILADDVDEYPAVASKLFEFFFDQQMPIALTYNPQGGVRVGLGADPVALNLADRCAQVETLPAPPSLGAQWGTMLVNYLNEPMVLPPLPDSIQAILTTSRAELLRQTADVIINAVQTQQALPQDIAIITPGMDAITRYTLREILSNRGISLFLLNDQSPLISAPLVRALLTLLALVYPGLGRLLNREAVAEMLVLLSQVPRQTVDAEEFVAAIAPKIDPVRAGLLMDHCFVPDPEQPHLLPVTAFPRWDRLGHQATQAYETILQWLEAQKQQQQQRLIPSPVVLLDRAIQQFLYGGSHLPYHQLAVLRELMETAQHYWEVDTRLHQHARSGTVPSVSVGQFIQLLQDGTITADPYPVRSPIARQSVTLSTIYQYRSNRQFHRWQFWLDAGSPFWLTGGSGLFGSSLFLREWSGRPWSVADTLAADQRRLERQVLDLLGRATEKVFLCYSELATNGQEQTGVLLPLVNAAVPVAIEVRK; this is encoded by the coding sequence GTGTCTTGCGACTCTATTTGGATCGTTGGAACCACGCGCAGTGGTAAAACCAATCGCCTAATCCAGCAGCTTCAACACTGGGCAGCGACCAATGTCACTAGCCAACCTCGTCTATTCTCCTCGTTTCTGGTATTCGCGGCGACGGGTGATAATCGCTTGGAGCTAGACGATCGCATTGTCACAGCCACCCAAGGACAGTGTCGCTTCATTTCTGCCACGCCGTTAGGGTTCTTTCAGGATGAGGTGCTGTTATTTCTGCCACTGCTAGCTCGTCGATTAAATTTGAAAGTGCCGTTTCCGCTGCGATTGCGCCCTGAAACCGAGCAGGAATTGGCGACCAATTTGTGGCGATCGCTATTGGATCAAGGCAGGTTACGACTAGAAGGTGTGAGTGACTATTTTGTCGTTCGTCGAGCGCTAGACCTGTTGCAACTAGCGGCGGCCAGTGGCACTCCCCACGAAGACATTCCTCTAATCTTGAAGCAAGGATTAACGGAACCAGAGGGGGCAGCAGATGTATGGACAGAAATGGGGGAAGCCGTGGCGCAATGGCTACGCTGGTGTTTGGAGCGGGGATTTCTCACCTATGGTATTATCACTGAACTCTATTGGCGTTATCTGTTACCTGATCCCACCTATCAGCAGCACTTAAAACGTCGCTATCACGGAATTCTCGCCGACGATGTAGACGAATATCCAGCCGTTGCTAGCAAGCTCTTTGAGTTTTTCTTCGATCAACAGATGCCGATCGCGCTTACCTATAACCCCCAGGGCGGCGTGCGAGTCGGACTAGGAGCCGATCCAGTGGCCCTCAACTTAGCTGATCGCTGTGCCCAAGTCGAAACACTGCCCGCTCCTCCTAGCTTGGGAGCACAGTGGGGAACAATGCTGGTGAATTACTTGAATGAACCAATGGTGTTGCCACCGCTGCCTGACTCGATTCAAGCAATTTTGACAACCTCTAGAGCCGAATTGCTCCGGCAAACCGCCGATGTGATTATTAATGCTGTACAAACTCAGCAAGCCCTTCCCCAAGATATTGCCATCATTACCCCTGGGATGGATGCGATTACTCGTTATACCCTGCGCGAAATTCTGAGTAATCGCGGCATTTCTCTATTTTTGCTTAATGATCAAAGCCCACTCATCAGTGCGCCCTTGGTGCGGGCACTGCTAACTCTGCTGGCGTTAGTGTATCCGGGCTTAGGACGGTTGCTCAACCGCGAAGCTGTTGCCGAGATGTTGGTGTTGCTGAGTCAAGTTCCCAGACAAACGGTAGACGCAGAGGAATTTGTCGCGGCGATCGCCCCAAAAATCGATCCTGTGCGGGCCGGGCTATTGATGGATCATTGCTTTGTGCCTGATCCTGAGCAGCCACATTTACTACCCGTGACGGCATTTCCCCGCTGGGACCGATTGGGACACCAAGCCACTCAAGCCTACGAAACTATTTTGCAGTGGCTAGAGGCACAGAAACAGCAGCAGCAACAACGATTAATTCCTAGCCCGGTTGTGTTGCTCGATCGCGCCATTCAACAGTTCCTCTATGGCGGTAGCCACTTACCCTATCACCAACTGGCAGTTTTACGAGAACTGATGGAGACCGCACAGCACTATTGGGAGGTGGACACTCGACTACACCAACATGCCCGCTCTGGCACTGTACCGTCTGTGTCTGTAGGGCAATTCATTCAACTGCTGCAAGACGGAACGATCACCGCTGACCCGTATCCTGTCCGATCGCCGATCGCTCGCCAGTCTGTCACGCTGTCCACTATCTATCAATATCGCAGCAATCGCCAATTCCACCGCTGGCAATTTTGGCTCGATGCAGGTTCTCCCTTTTGGCTTACAGGCGGCAGTGGCTTATTTGGTTCCTCCTTGTTTTTGCGAGAGTGGTCGGGGCGTCCGTGGTCAGTAGCCGATACCCTAGCGGCCGATCAACGCCGACTAGAACGACAGGTGCTCGATCTATTGGGCCGCGCCACCGAAAAGGTATTTCTTTGCTATAGCGAATTAGCCACCAACGGACAGGAACAAACGGGCGTGTTGTTGCCATTGGTGAATGCAGCGGTTCCAGTGGCGATTGAAGTGAGGAAGTAG
- a CDS encoding mechanosensitive ion channel family protein, with product MPLPSSLIQLTQRLYQQSFRSFFQFRRWRWMGLAIGCLVWVSGFSGLAPAAWGQLSLPDSSVPTPGLPPRVERLGSLETAPVRFENRDLFRVTAVTVPDRANPEGQILVEARAAQIEANLRQVLTKDPTWNLDSGREYFTLYDPDTLRVDVATLNGQTVLTVTDAYRLQPLELLTVTPLDARYYGLTVEELAQQWQQLLQQRLTRALEARKPDVITQQLQQAIRVAVGVLVISALLLLLQKLFTVRSRALKRQLAVETAKSRTQTQSSEPASRATHRLDFITAIQQQFPIEKRLAIVSLLRWLLFWGQVSVWFVGISWILHIFSSTEALAENLLRLPIALLLVWFVLGLVNRLGDILITRVSRAWQNNDLFTFEDAQRRSLRISTILRSTKGFKTFVLYALGIGGLLSYVGVPIGSVLTLGAVVALAVSLASQSLIKDLVNGFLILCEDQYAIGDWIAVGTVDGLVENMNLRITQIRTVEGRLITIPNSLISQVENLTRNWSRTDFMITVAYNTDIKLALDVIKQVAHAMYDDPKWQPHLLKPPEVVGVESISHEGQTIRVWIDTQPLQQWRAGREFRLRVRIALEESNIDIGMPQQVIWHRQQNDRNSSSEADVWTPASHTESVNGKELKENAQ from the coding sequence TTGCCTCTTCCATCTTCGCTAATTCAATTGACTCAGCGGCTCTATCAACAGAGCTTTCGATCGTTCTTCCAGTTTCGGCGGTGGCGATGGATGGGGTTGGCAATTGGTTGTTTAGTTTGGGTTAGCGGTTTTTCTGGGCTGGCTCCGGCGGCGTGGGGGCAGTTATCGCTGCCAGATTCGTCTGTACCCACCCCCGGACTGCCTCCGCGGGTAGAACGGCTTGGCTCTCTGGAAACGGCTCCTGTAAGGTTTGAAAATCGTGATTTGTTTCGAGTAACGGCGGTGACAGTGCCCGATCGCGCTAATCCAGAAGGACAAATTTTGGTGGAGGCTAGGGCGGCTCAGATTGAGGCTAACTTACGGCAGGTGCTGACCAAAGATCCAACCTGGAATTTGGATAGTGGCCGCGAATACTTTACCCTGTATGATCCAGACACGCTGCGGGTAGATGTGGCGACTTTAAATGGACAGACGGTGCTGACTGTTACAGATGCCTATCGATTGCAGCCACTTGAACTGCTGACGGTGACGCCGTTGGATGCGCGCTACTACGGATTAACCGTCGAGGAACTGGCGCAACAGTGGCAGCAATTGCTGCAACAGCGGTTAACACGGGCGTTGGAAGCTCGTAAACCAGACGTAATTACTCAACAGTTGCAACAAGCGATTCGGGTCGCAGTAGGAGTACTGGTGATCAGTGCATTGCTGTTGTTGTTGCAAAAGCTGTTCACTGTCAGAAGTCGAGCACTGAAGCGGCAATTGGCAGTTGAAACAGCCAAGTCTCGAACTCAAACTCAATCCTCGGAACCTGCTTCTCGTGCGACCCATCGCCTTGATTTCATTACCGCTATTCAACAGCAATTTCCCATTGAAAAACGACTGGCGATCGTTTCTCTGTTGCGCTGGCTCCTGTTTTGGGGGCAAGTATCGGTTTGGTTTGTAGGCATCAGTTGGATTTTACATATCTTTTCGTCTACCGAAGCCCTAGCAGAGAACTTGCTGCGGTTGCCGATCGCGCTACTGCTAGTGTGGTTTGTGCTGGGATTAGTAAATCGCTTGGGCGATATTCTGATTACCCGTGTCTCTAGGGCTTGGCAAAACAACGATCTATTCACATTTGAGGATGCTCAACGCCGATCGCTGCGCATTTCCACGATTTTGCGATCGACTAAAGGGTTCAAAACGTTTGTCCTCTATGCTTTGGGGATTGGTGGACTGCTGAGTTATGTAGGGGTGCCGATCGGCTCTGTGCTTACCTTAGGGGCTGTTGTGGCGCTGGCTGTCTCACTGGCGTCTCAAAGTTTGATCAAAGACTTAGTTAACGGATTCTTGATTCTCTGCGAAGACCAATATGCGATCGGAGATTGGATTGCCGTTGGCACTGTAGACGGGTTGGTGGAAAATATGAACTTGCGCATCACTCAAATTCGCACGGTGGAAGGGCGGTTGATCACAATTCCCAATAGCCTGATCTCGCAGGTGGAAAACTTAACGCGCAACTGGTCTCGCACCGATTTTATGATTACCGTCGCTTACAACACGGATATTAAGCTGGCGTTGGATGTGATCAAGCAAGTTGCTCACGCAATGTACGACGATCCCAAATGGCAACCGCATTTGTTAAAACCACCAGAGGTGGTGGGTGTGGAATCCATTTCCCATGAAGGACAAACCATCCGTGTCTGGATTGATACCCAACCGCTGCAACAATGGCGGGCAGGGCGCGAGTTTCGGCTCCGAGTGCGCATTGCGCTTGAAGAAAGTAATATTGACATCGGAATGCCGCAGCAAGTAATTTGGCATCGTCAGCAGAACGATCGAAATTCTTCCTCAGAGGCAGATGTATGGACCCCAGCAAGCCACACCGAAAGTGTTAATGGCAAAGAACTCAAGGAAAACGCACAGTAG
- a CDS encoding NAD synthetase — MEPIGWIDWLAGMLAIMILASGLVMLLKGVSAMNRN, encoded by the coding sequence ATGGAACCGATCGGTTGGATAGATTGGCTGGCTGGCATGTTGGCAATCATGATTTTAGCGAGCGGATTGGTGATGCTGCTAAAGGGGGTGTCTGCCATGAATCGTAACTAG